In Pelodictyon luteolum DSM 273, the genomic stretch CCACCGTCCTCACCGCCGACATAAGCGACCCCACCGGATACGGCCGTATCATCCGAAAATCCGGCACCGACAGCGTTGAAAAGATCGTCGAAGAGAAAGACGCTTCGGAGACACAAAAAGCCGTTCCGGAAATCAACTCCGGCGTCTATGTCTTCGATGCCCACACCCTTTTCAGCTCCCTCAAGGAGATCACGACCGACAACGCCCAGGCGGAATACTACCTTACCGACGTCTTCGGGGTCTGTTTCCGGAAAGGCCTGCGTGTCGCCGCATGGAAGACCCCCAACCCCGACGAGATCCACGGCATCAACACCCCCGAGCAGCTGCTGCACGCCGAACGCCTCCTCCTGCAGTCGTAAAAAAACGAACACGCAACATCCATGCAAAAGCGCCCGTGAAACCCACGGGCGCCTTTGCTCATAGGCTTTTATAAAAGAGACCGCTCAGCTTTTCAGGGCAATAGCAAAATTATCTTACATCTCAATAACAAAGTAACCTTACACCAATCAAGAGGCCTAAGCAGCATGACGCACTGAGGGCCTTACGTAGAGAATTGGAAATGAGGACAGGCCGTATTGATCCCCTGATGAGGGGTCCCCGGCAGTGAAATGGTGGTACGTCGGCTTATTTGCGGGAACGGCGGGGCTTGTCTTCGGGTGCGCTCAAGGGGAGGGAGGCAGAGGGCGAGGAGGTGTCGATGCCTTCATGGCCTTTCTCGATGCCGCTGTCGCGCATGGAGTAGAACTCGACGAGGTTGCCGTCGGGGTCCATGACGAAAAATGCACGGCCTTCACGACGGTTCGAGGGACGGGTGACGAGGTGTACGCCTTTGGACTCCAGATATGCGGCAGCATCGTCGACCTCATGGTTGGAGGGAAGACGGAACCCGAAATGATCGACGCGGATGTCGCGCGCCTCACGGGTGCCCGGAGTCTCGGCCTTCACCAGCACCAGCAGATCGGAATTGATGCGCAGGTAGGTGATGTTGGCCCCGACCCGGTGATCGAGGCCGAGGCCCAGGATATCGATGTAGAACGCTTCGGCTTCACGCAGATCGTTGACCCGGAGCGTAATCTGGTTAATCCCCGTCAGTTTCATCATCTTCTTCGAGTTTTACCACTTTAGGTTCCGCCGGCTTCTCGAGGGTGTAATCAAACTTGTGGTTGAAGAACTCTTCAACAGCGCGGTGCGATGCTTTCTCACGGGTCTCGAACTCAAGGCTGATGGCGATCTGCTCCGGGAACACACGGTCGGATTCCGACTCGCTGCTCGGATTGCGGATCATCTCCTTGTATGGCATGAGCTTCTCTTCGAGTTCAGCCCGCTCTTCGTCGTGGATCTTCTTTGCACGCTTGGAAATGGCGACCACCGTTTCGTACAGGTTATCGTGGGAGCTTCTCAACTTGTTCAGGTCAACAGGTTTGACTGACATCGTTCAGGTAGTTTGCTTGGTTGAAAGAAAATTGCTGATGGCAAGAATCACGGCCTCGACCGCATCCTCCAATGTATCGTTGATGATGACGGTATCGAACCGGTCGGCAAATCCGAGCTCGAGCCGAGCGCGCTCGAGACGCAGCTTCAGGCTCTCTTCATCTTCGCTCTTGCGGGACTGCAGCCGCTCTTTCAGCACATCCATCGAGGGAGGCGCCAGAAAGACCAGAAGTGAACTGTCCGGAAAAAGCTTTTTCAGGTTCATGGCCCCCTTCACATCAAGATCAAGCAGAAGGTCCGTTCCCTGTGCCATGGCCTCGCGGGTCTTCTGGAGAAGGGTACCGTAATGGTTGCCGAAGAAGAATTCATGTTCGATGAACCCGCCGTTTCGGATCTCCGACTCAAAGTCCTCTTTCGAAAGGAAGTGGTAGTTCACCCCGTCAACCTCGCCCTCTCGCATGGGACGCGTGGTGGCCGACACTGAAAAACGCATGGAGGGGAAGCGCTCGAGCACACGGCGGGCAATCGTCGACTTGCCGGTTCCCGACGGTGCTGAAAACACCACAAGCCGACCCACTCTCTCTATCTCTTCTGCCATACGCTACTCTATGTTCTGGAGCTGCTCCCGGATTTTCTCGAGCTCCTCCTTGATATGGACAACTTTCTGGGAGATTTCCGCGCTCTGTGATTTTGATGCGATCGTATTTGCCTCGCGGAGCTGTTCCTGGAGAAGGAAGTTCAGTTTCCGTCCCGTTCCGCTCTCGTCGTTATGCATCTCCTCGAGGAAAAACTTGTTGTGGCTCCTGAACCGGGTCAGCTCTTCGGTAATGTCAAGCCGGTCGGCCGAGAGCACCAGCTCCATTTCAAGCCGGTCTCGGCTGTAGGCAATGTCCTTGCCGGCAACAGCTTCGACCTTCGCCGCGAGTTTTTTGCGGACCACCTCGAGATTGCCCCCGGCAAGGGTGCTGACAAGGGAGAGCGTGTCTTCAATTTCGGCTATCCTTTTGCCAAAATCCTGCAGCAGCTCTTCACCCTCCCGGCGGCGCATCTCCTTCAGGCGTTCGACAGCCTCCAGAACCAGGGGCTTTACCATCGGCCAGAGAACCTCGGTGTTGTCAAGCGGGGTGGTTCCGTTGTCGAAGACTTCAGGAAAACGGAGCAGATGCTCAAGGGTGACGGGAGAGTCGACGCCCGCGGCCTCACTGAGGCGGTCGAGAAGCGCCCGGCAGGCTTTAGCCTTTTCCGGGTTGACGCTCGCCGTTATCGGCTGATCGTCGTCCGACTGGACCTGCACATATACGGAGATCTTGCCCCGCTGGAACCGCTGGCGTACCAGCTCACGGACTTCGAGTTCGTAGGAAAGGAGCTGACGGGGAAGCTTGACGCTGATTTCAGCAAACCGGTTGTTCACCGAACGAAGCTCGACAAGGGCTTTCACCCCGCCCGCCACCAACTCGGCACTGCCGTATCCGGTCATACTTTCTAGCATAATCCCACCCGCGTCTTAAAGTTTTGCTGGTAACCGCCGTCCGTGTTGAAAGGCGCGCCCTGCAGGAAAGCGCACCCTGCAGGGCCTGGCCGGCAGAAGCGCGCCCGTCCTGAGCCGGTCGGCCTGCTTACTTGCGAAGATCGAGGTCGGCGAGAACCTGGCGGTAACGCGCGATGTTGACCTGCTGGAGATACTTCAGGGCTTTCTTGCGCTTGCCGACGATCATCAGAAGGCCGCGGCGCGAGTGCTTGTCTTTCGGATGCTGCTGCAGGTGGCCGGTCAGCTCAGTGATCCTGCGGCTGAACAGGGCGACCTGTACTTCGGTCTTGCCGGTGTTCTTGTCGTTGCCGCCGAACTGCGTAATGACTGCTGCCTTGTGCTCTTTTGAAAGGGTCATGTTCTCTTGCTGTTAGTATGGTAAATCGATTGACCTGCAATATAATATTCCTAACAATACAACTCCACCGTTTTTTTATCTTTTTCAAGCTGCTGGCGCAGCGCCTCAAGAGTCGGGAACTTCCGCTCCCTGCGGATGAAGTGAAGCAGATTGAAGGAGAGCTCCCTGCCGTATAGCGAACCCTCCCACCCGAGGATGTGTGCCTCCACCGATGTCCTCCCGCCGTCTTCAACCGTCGGGCGGACGCCAACGTTCATCATCGCCATCCAGGATAAGCCGTCGATATTCGATTCGGCAACATAGACGCCGCTCTGCGGCAGCAGCTTGTGCGGGTCCGGAATATGGATGTTTACCGTAGGGAACCCGAGCCCCCTTCCGCGTCCGTCGCCCTCTACCACCGTGCCGGAAATGGTGTAGAACGAACCAAGGAATGCGTTGGCCTCTTCTATCCGCCCCAGGCCGAGAAGCTGGCGGATGCGGGTGCTGGAGAAATGCTCGTCGGCGATGCGTACTTCGCTCTCCACGTCGACGGTGAACCCGAGTTCCAGGCCGAGCCGCCGGAGGTCATCTCCGCTGCCGCTCCGGTTCCGTCCGAACCCGTGGTCATAGCCGATGACAATGCTTTTGGCCCCGAGCAGCCCCACGAGCACGTTTTTGATGAACTCCTCTGAACTCTGCATGGCGAACTCGGGCGTGAAGCGGACGACGAACAGCAGGTCGACGTCGGCAGAGCGGAGCAGTGTGATCTTTTCTTCAAGGGTGGTGAGCAGGCCGAGCGGCCCGGTCACTTCCCCCCCGAGCACCCGGCGGGGGTGCGGGTCAAAAGTCACCACGACACTCCGCAGAGCGCGCTGACGGGCAATCGAGACCATCCGGGAAATGATCTTCCGATGTCCGCGGTGCACGCCGTCAAACGCACCCACCGTCACGGCGGAAGCCACAACGGGAAACTCTTCCGGCTCTTCTGAGCGGAAGGGAAACACCCGGTTGCTGCGGTACTCAACGATCTGCATGCTGGCGGCTGCGGTCTTCTCTGTTATTATCGGCTATTCTAGCTTCTTCTCTGTCATGCTCTGCATTACCCGCAGCACTGTCAAGCGCTCTGCTGCCCTCTCTTTCATGCTGCGCCAAAACACCACCCGGCTGCTGCTCATCCACCGCAATCTGGCTGAGGATGCGCGCCCTGGCATCCTCGACACTCATCGCATCCTCCACCCTGTACGGACCGACAGCCGTCCGCCGGAGACCGGCAAGGTATGCGCCGACGCCGAGCGCCATGCCGAGCTCATCGGCAATCACCCGGATATAGGAGCCTTTCGATACCAGGAGCCGGCAGTAGACGAGAGGGCCCTGCATATGGGTCACTTCGAACTGGTGAATCACGATCTCTTTGGCCTTCCGCTCCTTCACCTCTTCACCCTTCCGGGCCAGTGCGTAAAGGCGCTTGCCCTCATGCCAGGAAGCAGAGTGCATGGGCGGCTGCTGGAGGCGCGGGCCCACAAACGCCAGGGCGGCGGCGCG encodes the following:
- a CDS encoding YicC/YloC family endoribonuclease; the protein is MLESMTGYGSAELVAGGVKALVELRSVNNRFAEISVKLPRQLLSYELEVRELVRQRFQRGKISVYVQVQSDDDQPITASVNPEKAKACRALLDRLSEAAGVDSPVTLEHLLRFPEVFDNGTTPLDNTEVLWPMVKPLVLEAVERLKEMRRREGEELLQDFGKRIAEIEDTLSLVSTLAGGNLEVVRKKLAAKVEAVAGKDIAYSRDRLEMELVLSADRLDITEELTRFRSHNKFFLEEMHNDESGTGRKLNFLLQEQLREANTIASKSQSAEISQKVVHIKEELEKIREQLQNIE
- the rpsO gene encoding 30S ribosomal protein S15, whose translation is MTLSKEHKAAVITQFGGNDKNTGKTEVQVALFSRRITELTGHLQQHPKDKHSRRGLLMIVGKRKKALKYLQQVNIARYRQVLADLDLRK
- the truB gene encoding tRNA pseudouridine(55) synthase TruB is translated as MEAEHTSTKGVPEAGEFLLLDKPLDWTSFDVVAKIRNTYKRGGLKRKVGHSGTLDPKATGLLILATGRKTKEIASLEGLDKEYLAVIKLGARTASHDVETPETDHTPAGHITLAMVRAAALAFVGPRLQQPPMHSASWHEGKRLYALARKGEEVKERKAKEIVIHQFEVTHMQGPLVYCRLLVSKGSYIRVIADELGMALGVGAYLAGLRRTAVGPYRVEDAMSVEDARARILSQIAVDEQQPGGVLAQHEREGSRALDSAAGNAEHDREEARIADNNREDRSRQHADR
- a CDS encoding DNA-directed RNA polymerase subunit omega, translating into MSVKPVDLNKLRSSHDNLYETVVAISKRAKKIHDEERAELEEKLMPYKEMIRNPSSESESDRVFPEQIAISLEFETREKASHRAVEEFFNHKFDYTLEKPAEPKVVKLEEDDETDGD
- the ribF gene encoding riboflavin biosynthesis protein RibF — protein: MQIVEYRSNRVFPFRSEEPEEFPVVASAVTVGAFDGVHRGHRKIISRMVSIARQRALRSVVVTFDPHPRRVLGGEVTGPLGLLTTLEEKITLLRSADVDLLFVVRFTPEFAMQSSEEFIKNVLVGLLGAKSIVIGYDHGFGRNRSGSGDDLRRLGLELGFTVDVESEVRIADEHFSSTRIRQLLGLGRIEEANAFLGSFYTISGTVVEGDGRGRGLGFPTVNIHIPDPHKLLPQSGVYVAESNIDGLSWMAMMNVGVRPTVEDGGRTSVEAHILGWEGSLYGRELSFNLLHFIRRERKFPTLEALRQQLEKDKKTVELYC
- the gmk gene encoding guanylate kinase — its product is MAEEIERVGRLVVFSAPSGTGKSTIARRVLERFPSMRFSVSATTRPMREGEVDGVNYHFLSKEDFESEIRNGGFIEHEFFFGNHYGTLLQKTREAMAQGTDLLLDLDVKGAMNLKKLFPDSSLLVFLAPPSMDVLKERLQSRKSEDEESLKLRLERARLELGFADRFDTVIINDTLEDAVEAVILAISNFLSTKQTT
- a CDS encoding VOC family protein, which produces MMKLTGINQITLRVNDLREAEAFYIDILGLGLDHRVGANITYLRINSDLLVLVKAETPGTREARDIRVDHFGFRLPSNHEVDDAAAYLESKGVHLVTRPSNRREGRAFFVMDPDGNLVEFYSMRDSGIEKGHEGIDTSSPSASLPLSAPEDKPRRSRK